From the Synechococcus sp. KORDI-49 genome, the window AGCGACGCACCGTTCAACACATTCGGGTGGGTGATCAGGCAACCGCTGGCGGCGGCCAGCAGCCGGGCACTGGGCAGCGCGTCACCGGCGTAGCCGCCGATGGCACAGCCGATGCCCGTGGGCACCAGCATCAGCGTGGGCATGGGCGCTGCGGTCATGGGCCAACCAGCAGAACAGCCTCCAGCTGCAGCCGCCGCGTCCCGTCGGGCAGGGTCTGAACAGCGGTGATGGCCCAGCGCAGCGGCTCTCCTTCCAACTCCAGCTGCTGCTTCAGCCAGCCGTGCAGCTGCCGCGGAGCCACGTCAGCGGGCCATGGCCGTTCCAGAGCAACGCGGCGCAGCCCGCTCACTTCTGGTATTGACCGAACTGGGCTTCATAGAGGGCATCTTCCTGACCGGCCTTGAGGATCAGATCAGCCCTGGGGAACGACACGCACAGCAGCGCATACCCCTGCTGCTGCAGTTCCGCCTTCACCCCCATCGCATCCGACTGCTCGACGCTGCCTTCGCTGATCACCGCCGCGCAGGTGGTGCAGACCCCGGAACAGCAGGAACTGGGCAGGGTGACCCCAGCCGCTTCAGCGGCGTTGAGCACGGTCTGATCCGCCCGGCAGGGAAAGCTGTGGGTTGCGCCCTCAAACTCAGCGCTGACGTTGTACGTGGCCACAGCCGCTGCGGTGTCGGACATTGCGGGATCGCTGCTGTGGCGGATTCTCTCAGGTGGACTGCCGCGCGGCCTGCTCCCAGGTCGCCGGATGGGGTGAGAGATATTCCGGCGGATCCCCCTCCGCCGGTGCCGTGAGCACGAAGTCGAAACTGATCGAACTGCGCAGCGCCTCGGGATCCGCGTTCGGGAGCACGCTGTGGTCCATCCGGGAGGGGAACAGCACCAGCAGACCGGGCTGCGGCGCCAGGTCCCAGTGGTCCGCATTCAAGGGATGTCCTTCCGCGATCGGTCCGCCATGCCCCACGGCCAGCCCAGGCACGAGCTCATTGGGACGCAGCGGCGCATGCAGCCGCAGCATCCCCTCCTCTCCTGACCCTGTACCACTCAGATACAGGACGGCACTGAGGTGCGCATTGGGATGGTGGTGACGTCCCACCAGCTGATCCCAGTCGCTTAGCACAGGCCAGCTGCGCTGCAGATGCAGCGCCACCCGGGTGCGATCGAAACCGACGGCATCCAGGTAGTGCCAGGCCGCCTCCACCACCCGTCCGGCCAGGTCGCGGAACTCCGCCCGCTGATGCAGCTGCCAGATGCCGTTGAGATCACCGGTCCAGGCGCAGCCGGGCGATGGATTCCCCTCCGCCTCGCCGCGCAGGTTCAGCAGCGTCTGCAGATGGCCGGCCAGATCCAGGGGATCCAGCGGCAGCTGCACCGTCGCGACGGCGCTGGGGAAGAGCTGATGGAGCTTCAGGGTCATCACTCCATTAAAAAAGCCGGTCCCGCAGGACCGGCTCGAACAACCTCCGGGGGAGGTTCAACCCATAGCGGCAGCACCGCCGACCACTTCCAGGATCTCCTGGGTGATGGCGGCCTGACGGGCCTTGTTGTAATCCAAGGTCAGGGTCTTGGCGAGCGCCTTGGCGTTGTCGCTGGCGTTGTTCATGGCCGTCATCCGGCTGGCCAGCTCAGAGGCGGCAGCCTCCTGCAGCGAACGCAGCAGCTGGTTCTGCAGATACAGGGGCAGCAGGGCATTGAGCAACTGCTCCGGGCTCTGCTCGAACACGATGTCGGAGGCCAGCT encodes:
- a CDS encoding 2Fe-2S iron-sulfur cluster-binding protein: MSDTAAAVATYNVSAEFEGATHSFPCRADQTVLNAAEAAGVTLPSSCCSGVCTTCAAVISEGSVEQSDAMGVKAELQQQGYALLCVSFPRADLILKAGQEDALYEAQFGQYQK
- a CDS encoding putative 2OG-Fe(II) oxygenase; the protein is MTLKLHQLFPSAVATVQLPLDPLDLAGHLQTLLNLRGEAEGNPSPGCAWTGDLNGIWQLHQRAEFRDLAGRVVEAAWHYLDAVGFDRTRVALHLQRSWPVLSDWDQLVGRHHHPNAHLSAVLYLSGTGSGEEGMLRLHAPLRPNELVPGLAVGHGGPIAEGHPLNADHWDLAPQPGLLVLFPSRMDHSVLPNADPEALRSSISFDFVLTAPAEGDPPEYLSPHPATWEQAARQST